In bacterium 336/3, the following proteins share a genomic window:
- a CDS encoding peptidase M1: protein MNKNRYFLVKFAFLLAFGAFAQADRWQQRVQYTMDIDMDVQTNRFKGKQKLVYFNNSSETLDKVFYHLYFNAFQPNSAMDVRSRTIADPDGRVRDRISKLKDNEIGYQKIFSLKQDGTPLKYAIEGTILEVTLAKPIAPKSQVTFEMEFEGQVPIQIRRSGRDNAEGVRYSMAQWYPKMAEYDYQGWHANPYVGREFYGIWGDFDVKITIDSTYMVGGTGYLQNAQEIGKGYDTKGKAVKRPNSNKLTWHFKAPNVHDFMWAADPDFAHTIRKEADLPEMHFFYKKERQVEEKWKQLPDYMVKSFKIMNERFGKYPYEQFSFIQGGDGGMEYPMATLILGKHRELEGLVGVSVHESIHNWYYGVLGTNESLYSWMDEGFTTFAEDIVMNQIFNVNADNPHVDSYRNYFALVKAGQNEPLSTHADHYRTNRAYSISSYSIGSTFLYQLSYVIGKDAFEKGMKEYFETWKFKHPNANDFIRIMEKVSGLELDWYKEYWVYTSKTIDYGIKAVSSENNETNVVLERKGDMPMPIDLVVTYKSGKKERYYIPLDIMRGEKKEEMSGATTTLMEDWVWVYPEYVLKISSDVKEISKIEIDPTERMADVDRNNNSYPYKNTKNTDLKGKKK from the coding sequence ATGAATAAAAACAGATATTTTTTAGTAAAATTTGCTTTTTTGTTAGCATTTGGGGCTTTTGCTCAAGCTGACCGTTGGCAACAGCGTGTTCAATACACCATGGATATTGATATGGATGTCCAAACCAATCGTTTCAAAGGGAAACAGAAATTGGTGTATTTCAACAACTCTTCTGAAACATTAGATAAAGTTTTTTATCATTTGTACTTCAATGCCTTTCAGCCCAATAGTGCTATGGATGTGCGTTCTCGTACCATTGCTGACCCTGATGGGCGTGTACGTGATAGGATTTCTAAATTGAAAGATAATGAAATAGGTTATCAGAAGATATTTTCTTTAAAACAAGATGGTACACCTTTAAAATATGCCATTGAAGGAACAATTCTAGAAGTTACATTAGCAAAACCTATTGCTCCCAAATCGCAAGTAACTTTTGAAATGGAATTTGAAGGACAAGTTCCTATCCAGATTAGACGTTCTGGAAGAGATAATGCTGAAGGAGTTCGTTATTCTATGGCTCAGTGGTATCCCAAAATGGCAGAATATGATTATCAGGGATGGCATGCTAATCCTTATGTTGGTAGAGAATTTTATGGTATTTGGGGTGATTTTGATGTAAAAATCACTATTGATTCTACTTATATGGTTGGTGGGACTGGCTATTTACAAAATGCTCAAGAAATTGGCAAAGGTTATGATACAAAAGGAAAAGCTGTAAAGAGACCTAATTCAAATAAGCTTACTTGGCATTTTAAAGCTCCCAATGTCCATGATTTTATGTGGGCTGCTGACCCTGATTTTGCTCATACCATTCGTAAAGAAGCAGATTTACCTGAAATGCACTTTTTCTACAAAAAAGAACGCCAAGTAGAAGAAAAATGGAAACAATTGCCTGATTATATGGTGAAATCATTCAAAATCATGAATGAACGTTTTGGGAAATATCCTTATGAACAGTTTTCATTTATACAAGGTGGTGATGGTGGTATGGAGTATCCTATGGCTACACTCATTTTAGGAAAACATAGAGAATTAGAAGGCTTGGTAGGGGTTTCAGTACATGAATCTATACACAACTGGTATTATGGCGTTTTGGGTACAAATGAAAGTTTATATTCTTGGATGGATGAAGGATTTACAACATTTGCAGAAGATATTGTAATGAATCAAATTTTCAATGTAAATGCTGACAATCCTCATGTAGATAGTTATAGAAATTATTTTGCTTTGGTAAAAGCTGGTCAGAATGAACCTTTGAGTACACATGCAGACCATTATAGAACAAATAGAGCATACAGTATCAGTAGTTATTCTATTGGTTCTACATTTTTGTATCAGTTAAGTTATGTGATAGGAAAAGATGCTTTTGAAAAAGGCATGAAAGAATATTTTGAAACTTGGAAGTTCAAACACCCCAATGCTAATGATTTTATCAGAATCATGGAAAAAGTATCTGGTTTGGAATTAGATTGGTATAAAGAATATTGGGTTTATACATCTAAAACTATTGATTATGGAATTAAGGCTGTTAGCTCAGAAAATAATGAAACTAATGTAGTTTTAGAACGTAAAGGAGATATGCCAATGCCCATAGATTTAGTTGTAACGTATAAAAGTGGCAAGAAAGAACGTTACTATATTCCATTAGACATTATGCGTGGTGAGAAAAAAGAAGAAATGAGTGGAGCTACTACCACTCTCATGGAAGATTGGGTTTGGGTTTATCCTGAATATGTTCTCAAAATCAGTTCTGATGTAAAAGAAATCAGTAAAATAGAAATAGACCCAACAGAAAGAATGGCAGATGTAGATAGAAATAACAACTCTTACCCTTATAAAAACACAAAAAATACAGATTTAAAAGGTAAAAAGAAATAA